GATCAGCCCCGAACGATTGAAACGATTTTGAATTGGCTTCGGAGTAATGTCCTTCCTCCGCAGATTGTCAAATGTGATCACGTCACGTGCGACCGACAGGAGTTGCCGTTGTTTCTGGGCGAGAAGCTTGCCGGGACTGGCCGCGGCAGCCGCATCGCGCAAGTTGATCTCATTGTGTGCGACCAGTCCAGCCAAACAGTAAACTTGATCATCGAAGTAGATCCCAATCCCAATCCCAAAAAGGTTCTTGGTGACATCCTGGCAGTGCTGCTGGCTGACAACTACACTCCATCGAATGAGTTTCAACCATTCAAAATCAAAGACGCCGTTTTCGTCTATGTGACCGTTCTTCCGGAAAATCCTCACTCCCAAAAGGCGAAACAATTCCGCCAGATTGAAGCCGCGTTGCAGGCAAAACTTGATCTTCGCAGTCTTGGTATCCATGCGGTTCATCTGTGTCACGCCAGCACGGAGGAGGGAGCTGTCGAACGGTTCAGGCAGACTGTGGAACCATATTTAAGTTCCGGCCAGCTTAAGGTGAAGGCTTCCGTACAATAGGGCCCTGGCTGTGTACGGGCTAACCAAGGCATGCATCCGTCTGGAACAAAAGGCAATGCGGCGGGTGATGCCTCATCGTTAGAAGGCAAACCAGAGAGGGACAAAATCAATGGCAGAGCATGACGTTCCATTCAACGTCCCAAAGCGGGCTCTTGGCAAGTCCGACATGAAATTCGTCGTCAAGCGCGACGGTGCAGTGTTGGGCACGCTGGCCATATCAAACGGTTCGGTAGTCTGGTTCTCCAAGGGAACGACCTATGGGTACAAAATAGACTGGCTGAAGTTCGGCCAGCTTATGCAGAATCACGCCTCTCGTTGTGAAAGACGATAGCAGTTTTACTCTAGCATGATATCTGTGCTATCATGTCTACATGATTCGGCGGTTTCGCAACGACGGAACGGAGGATGTATTCAACGGGCGGAACACGAAAGTGGCGCGTCAGGTGTGCCCGCGACAGCTATGGGGCGTTGCGGCGCGAAAACTCGATCAGCTTGACTCGGCGGAAACGATCGAGGACCTTCGCGTTCCAGCGGGGAATCGACTCGAGGTTCTCTCAGGTGACCGGCGAGGGCAACACAGCATCCGCGTGAATGAGCGCTACCGAATCTGTTTCCGTTGGTCTGATGACGGTCCGACGGAGGTCGAGATAGTGGATTATCACTAGCCTCAGCATATGGGAGAACATCATGATACGGGTGCCAACTCATCGCGAACCAACTCACCCTGGTGAGATGCTTTTAAGGGAGTTTCTGGAACCCCTGCGTCTGTCACAGCAGGATCTTGCTCGGAGGATAGGGGTTCCCTACCAGCGAGTAAACGAACTTGTCAACCAGCGTCGTGGCGTCACGCCGAGCACTGCGCTTCGATTGGCCCAATTCTTCGGCAACTCTCCGGCTTTTTGGTTGAACCTCCAGCTTCGGTGGGATCTTTATCATGCTCAGACGGAAGAGGCGGATGCACTCAGAAAGATTCGTCCGATGGGGGCCGGGGGCAGATCCGACTCTGAAAGCAGCAGGCCTACTAACCATTCGCCCCAGCGGACGGTCCGCTGCACGGCCCGCCCCTGAGCTTAGCCGTTAGCCGGACAAATGCTCATCGACGCGGCACGACGTTAACGAGGGAATCGCCATGAACGATTCGGAGAAGCCGAAGGGTTCTGCAGACGCTGACGTACTTCCTGCCAGTTCGACCCCGTTGGTGTTCATAAGCCACGATGGTCGCGACGCCGACTTGGCGGAAGCCTTCAGCAAGCTACTCAAGAGCGTCAGCGCGGGCATGATCAAGACGTTTCGTTCGTCTGACAAAAAGGGTACGGAAGGCATCGATTTCGGCGACGAGTGGTACAAACGGCTTATGGCAAAACTGCAGTCAACATCGGATGTGGTTTGTCTCTTCACCGAACGCAGCCTCGATAGACCGTGGATTCTGTTTGAGGCCGGAGTGGCAAAAGGGAAAGTGACTACTCCGGTCGTCGGTTTGGCGCTGGGGGTGCCTCTGACCCGTGTCGCGTCCGGGCCCTTCTACAACTTTCACAACATGGACGACAGCGAGGGAGATCTGACGAAGCTCGTGCATCAGCTCGCGAGGCGGATCCCCAACCTGGAGCTCGACGCCGATGTTGTGCAGACTCAGGTAGAGGCTTTCAAGGCCACCGAAGCCACAATCCTAAAGTCACTGGCAGCGACTGGTGGCAAGAAAGCGGAGGATGCTGCGGACGAGAGCCCGGTCGCCAAGCTGGCAGAAGAGATGAAGGCATTGCCTTCACGCGTCGCGGAACGCTTGGCCGAGGTTGGCGATCCCTTTCGCCGCCGCAGAATGCGTCGATTTCATCCAATGATGTTCGAAGAACTGATGCACATGTCAGGCGAGCCAGGTGATCCGGTCGCGATTCTGATGGCCGCCAGTATCGTCCGCGACGAGTTGCCCTGGCTCTATGAGTTGGCAATGGAAGTGTACCGGGCCGTCAAGTCTGGAAACACGGAGGCCATAGAGGCTGAAATGGCGCGCCTTGGCCATTTCTCAGAAATCATGATGCATGGCCCTTTCATGCACCAAAT
The window above is part of the Terriglobia bacterium genome. Proteins encoded here:
- a CDS encoding type II toxin-antitoxin system RelE/ParE family toxin, with protein sequence MIRRFRNDGTEDVFNGRNTKVARQVCPRQLWGVAARKLDQLDSAETIEDLRVPAGNRLEVLSGDRRGQHSIRVNERYRICFRWSDDGPTEVEIVDYH
- a CDS encoding HigA family addiction module antidote protein, producing the protein MIRVPTHREPTHPGEMLLREFLEPLRLSQQDLARRIGVPYQRVNELVNQRRGVTPSTALRLAQFFGNSPAFWLNLQLRWDLYHAQTEEADALRKIRPMGAGGRSDSESSRPTNHSPQRTVRCTARP
- a CDS encoding toll/interleukin-1 receptor domain-containing protein yields the protein MNDSEKPKGSADADVLPASSTPLVFISHDGRDADLAEAFSKLLKSVSAGMIKTFRSSDKKGTEGIDFGDEWYKRLMAKLQSTSDVVCLFTERSLDRPWILFEAGVAKGKVTTPVVGLALGVPLTRVASGPFYNFHNMDDSEGDLTKLVHQLARRIPNLELDADVVQTQVEAFKATEATILKSLAATGGKKAEDAADESPVAKLAEEMKALPSRVAERLAEVGDPFRRRRMRRFHPMMFEELMHMSGEPGDPVAILMAASIVRDELPWLYELAMEVYRAVKSGNTEAIEAEMARLGHFSEIMMHGPFMHQMGFGDKGSHMFAMEFPRMECTGVECTGVGPS